The following proteins are encoded in a genomic region of Chloracidobacterium sp.:
- a CDS encoding DUF4344 domain-containing metallopeptidase — MSRNVINLLGVAAILTVITACVCNPGKNTNNSGGGASPSPSASPSASPESTKSRNASENEDKGNFVVEHVDVQDPAYEKIDAAIRKNRILEDAADDLNSALSLPRDITLRSKDCGEPNAFYNPDDVSVTMCYELMDHFFETFLKSGLSEDEAFQQMFAATKFVFLHELGHALIDQYQLPITANQEDAADRCSAFINIEELGDDGVKSVLAAADAFRLESKDGGKISGGELADEHLLSEQRFFNALCMLYGSNPDKFSNIVTKGYLPKARAVRCPNEYQLNADAWSKLLKPWRKK; from the coding sequence ATGTCTCGAAATGTAATAAATCTCCTCGGGGTCGCAGCGATCTTAACAGTTATCACTGCATGTGTTTGCAATCCGGGAAAGAACACGAACAACTCGGGCGGCGGCGCAAGTCCTTCGCCAAGTGCATCACCGAGTGCGTCGCCTGAGAGCACAAAGTCCCGCAATGCCTCTGAGAACGAGGACAAAGGCAACTTCGTCGTAGAACACGTCGATGTACAAGATCCCGCGTACGAAAAGATCGATGCGGCGATCCGCAAAAATCGTATCCTCGAAGACGCGGCCGACGATCTTAACTCCGCATTGTCGCTGCCCCGTGATATCACGCTGCGTTCGAAGGACTGCGGCGAGCCGAATGCATTTTACAATCCTGACGACGTATCCGTAACAATGTGTTACGAATTGATGGATCACTTTTTCGAGACCTTCCTTAAATCGGGACTGTCCGAGGATGAGGCTTTCCAGCAGATGTTCGCTGCAACAAAGTTCGTCTTTTTGCATGAACTCGGCCACGCTCTGATCGATCAATACCAATTGCCCATAACCGCTAACCAAGAAGATGCGGCCGATCGCTGTTCCGCTTTTATCAATATCGAGGAACTCGGTGATGACGGCGTCAAATCGGTGCTTGCGGCGGCTGATGCGTTCCGGCTTGAATCAAAGGACGGCGGAAAGATCAGCGGCGGCGAGCTTGCGGATGAGCACCTGCTCTCAGAGCAACGCTTTTTCAACGCTCTTTGTATGCTTTATGGCTCGAACCCTGACAAGTTCTCAAATATCGTTACAAAGGGCTATCTGCCGAAGGCTCGTGCCGTGCGTTGCCCGAATGAATATCAGCTGAATGCGGATGCATGGTCAAAACTCCTCAAGCCCTGGCGCAAAAAGTAA
- a CDS encoding 1-acyl-sn-glycerol-3-phosphate acyltransferase has product MPQEFRYPSRTIIRLLKLTALIISKVFWFIRYEGLDNIPRSGDRGLIIASNHQTYIDPVWISIPIRQKQRFMAFDGAFSWRLVGPLITYLGAFPVKTPVDTGTAFIKTSLRALSEGAALVIFPEGSRESADGKMMPFKEGTMRIALRTGLPVLPVTIVGGERIWPYGRRYPRIFRRVNVIFHPAYTPENAISDQAATEELARAIASAYDDKRPAANI; this is encoded by the coding sequence GTGCCGCAAGAGTTCCGCTACCCGTCACGAACGATCATACGTCTGCTGAAGCTGACCGCGCTCATCATCAGCAAGGTTTTCTGGTTCATACGCTACGAAGGTCTCGACAATATTCCGCGTTCCGGCGATCGCGGGCTGATCATCGCGTCAAATCATCAAACATACATCGACCCGGTCTGGATCAGCATTCCGATACGGCAGAAGCAGAGATTTATGGCGTTCGACGGTGCGTTCAGTTGGCGGCTCGTCGGCCCGCTGATCACTTATCTTGGTGCCTTTCCGGTAAAAACGCCGGTCGATACCGGCACGGCGTTCATAAAAACATCACTTCGGGCCCTTTCTGAAGGTGCTGCACTCGTGATCTTTCCCGAAGGCTCGCGCGAGTCAGCCGACGGCAAAATGATGCCGTTCAAGGAAGGTACGATGCGCATCGCATTACGCACCGGTTTACCGGTTCTGCCCGTAACGATCGTCGGCGGCGAACGCATCTGGCCCTACGGCCGTCGATACCCGCGGATCTTTAGGCGCGTTAACGTGATCTTCCATCCCGCGTACACTCCCGAGAACGCAATTTCTGACCAAGCGGCAACCGAAGAGTTGGCGAGAGCCATCGCTTCGGCGTATGACGACAAGCGTCCCGCAGCGAACATCTGA
- the sucC gene encoding ADP-forming succinate--CoA ligase subunit beta: protein MKIHEYQGKAILKEYGVPTPRGIVARSPEEAEAAAKELGTDIVVVKAQIHAGGRGKGGGVKLAKSPAEAKEIASQMLGMMLVTHQTGPEGREVRTLLIEEGLPIDKEFYLGITLDRVTGRNVFMASSAGGMDIEKVAEETPELILKETIDPAVGLQAFQARKLAFGLGIPNELVNQAVKFMLSLYKAYESTDASLVEINPFLLTKDGRLIALDAKLNFDDNAMFRHKDYAELRDLNEEEPLEIEASKFDLNYIKLDGNIGCMVNGAGLAMATMDIIKLAGGEPANFLDVGGGASQERVEQAFKILLADKNVKAVLINIFGGIVRCDMVANGVVAAAKNLGVSIPIVARLEGTNVEEGRRVLSESNIGIIPATTMNDAAAKVVAAAA, encoded by the coding sequence ATGAAGATCCACGAATATCAAGGCAAAGCCATCCTTAAGGAATATGGCGTCCCGACACCGCGCGGCATCGTTGCCCGCTCACCCGAAGAGGCCGAAGCCGCCGCAAAGGAGCTCGGTACCGACATAGTCGTCGTAAAAGCTCAGATACATGCCGGCGGACGCGGCAAAGGAGGCGGCGTAAAGCTTGCAAAGTCGCCTGCCGAAGCAAAAGAGATCGCATCGCAGATGCTCGGGATGATGCTCGTTACGCATCAGACCGGCCCCGAAGGCCGCGAGGTCCGCACACTGCTGATCGAGGAAGGCCTGCCGATCGATAAGGAATTCTATCTCGGCATTACGCTCGACCGTGTTACGGGCCGCAACGTCTTCATGGCGTCGTCGGCCGGCGGAATGGATATCGAGAAGGTCGCCGAAGAAACACCCGAACTCATCCTCAAGGAGACGATCGACCCGGCGGTCGGGCTGCAGGCATTTCAGGCACGCAAGCTCGCATTCGGCCTCGGCATACCGAACGAACTCGTCAACCAAGCAGTCAAATTCATGCTTTCGCTCTACAAGGCGTATGAGAGCACGGATGCGTCCCTTGTCGAGATCAATCCCTTCCTGCTCACAAAGGACGGGCGGCTGATCGCACTCGATGCAAAGCTGAACTTTGATGACAACGCAATGTTTCGGCACAAGGATTACGCCGAGCTTCGCGACCTCAACGAAGAAGAGCCGCTCGAGATCGAAGCATCGAAATTCGACCTCAATTACATCAAACTCGACGGCAACATCGGCTGTATGGTCAATGGTGCCGGCCTTGCGATGGCAACGATGGACATCATCAAACTCGCGGGCGGCGAACCTGCGAACTTCCTCGATGTGGGCGGCGGTGCTTCGCAGGAGCGTGTTGAACAGGCGTTCAAGATACTGCTTGCCGATAAGAACGTAAAGGCCGTACTCATTAACATCTTTGGCGGCATCGTCCGCTGCGATATGGTGGCGAACGGCGTTGTCGCGGCCGCAAAGAATCTCGGCGTCTCGATCCCGATAGTCGCACGCCTCGAAGGTACCAACGTCGAAGAGGGCCGCCGCGTTTTAAGTGAATCCAACATCGGCATCATCCCCGCAACCACAATGAACGACGCCGCCGCCAAAGTGGTCGCCGCCGCCGCCTAA